One window of the Desulforhopalus sp. genome contains the following:
- a CDS encoding PaaI family thioesterase: MQNELTPERLVFLEKDFQRGFIKFCGFQAVRIGPGLFESQITIANDHKTQDNFVHAGLIATMSDHTAGYAAYTLVPESIRILTIEFKINFLKPAYGRALKCRSEVISRGRQIIVAQSTVFDIRDTEEKMVSKSTITLMALDAEKLTAKDR, from the coding sequence ATGCAAAACGAACTGACGCCCGAACGCCTGGTGTTTCTTGAAAAAGATTTTCAGCGGGGCTTTATTAAATTTTGTGGTTTTCAGGCAGTCCGTATAGGACCAGGACTTTTTGAGTCGCAAATCACCATAGCAAACGACCACAAAACCCAGGATAATTTTGTCCACGCAGGATTGATTGCCACCATGTCCGATCATACCGCCGGATATGCTGCCTATACCCTTGTTCCCGAGAGTATCAGGATATTGACCATCGAATTCAAGATTAACTTTTTAAAACCTGCCTATGGCAGGGCCTTGAAATGCAGATCGGAGGTCATCTCCCGGGGAAGACAGATCATAGTCGCCCAATCCACAGTATTTGATATCAGGGACACTGAGGAAAAAATGGTTTCGAAAAGCACGATTACCCTGATGGCCCTCGATGCCGAGAAGCTCACGGCCAAAGACCGCTAG
- a CDS encoding amphi-Trp domain-containing protein: protein MKQERDVEKSYPKKDFVAKLRRLADAIENGSKFEIKVAGERIYVPVRAEFSIEHEREGGGEELEFQVKWKSE from the coding sequence ATGAAACAGGAAAGAGACGTTGAAAAATCATATCCGAAAAAAGATTTTGTCGCCAAATTGCGACGCCTTGCCGATGCGATTGAAAACGGCAGCAAGTTTGAGATTAAGGTAGCCGGAGAAAGGATCTACGTCCCGGTGCGGGCAGAATTCAGCATCGAACACGAAAGAGAGGGTGGCGGCGAAGAACTGGAATTCCAGGTTAAATGGAAATCCGAATAG
- a CDS encoding flavin reductase family protein, with product MKTSIGANTLACPNPVWCVGSYDADGKANVMTIAWGGICCSKPPAVTVSLRKATHTYGSIMARKAYTVSVPSEKYVAEADYFGLVSGKNTDKFQTTGLTAKRSEVVDAPYVDEFPLIIECKLIHTFDLGLHTQFVGEIVDIKADTEAVNIKGQPMLDKLAPFVFGPGIQEYWSLGKLVGQAFSAGKKYLK from the coding sequence ATGAAGACATCGATTGGCGCCAATACCCTGGCCTGCCCCAACCCGGTCTGGTGTGTCGGCAGTTATGATGCCGACGGCAAGGCAAATGTCATGACCATTGCCTGGGGAGGCATCTGCTGTTCAAAACCGCCGGCGGTGACCGTCTCGCTGCGCAAGGCCACCCACACCTACGGCTCGATCATGGCACGGAAAGCCTATACGGTCAGCGTTCCTTCCGAGAAATATGTCGCTGAGGCTGATTATTTTGGTCTTGTTTCCGGCAAAAATACTGACAAATTTCAAACCACCGGCTTGACGGCCAAGCGCTCGGAGGTAGTTGATGCTCCCTATGTCGACGAATTCCCGCTCATTATCGAGTGCAAGCTCATCCATACCTTCGACCTTGGACTGCACACCCAGTTCGTCGGCGAGATCGTCGATATCAAGGCCGACACCGAAGCTGTCAACATCAAGGGCCAGCCCATGCTCGACAAGCTGGCTCCTTTTGTGTTTGGCCCGGGAATTCAAGAATATTGGTCGCTCGGCAAGCTTGTCGGCCAGGCCTTCTCTGCCGGCAAAAAGTATCTGAAATGA
- a CDS encoding nucleotidyltransferase family protein: MTVKLLHICARATTFPGLAALIDGACGQVHDWDRLLTEAEAHGLAPLLHWHLQTRASEIPEHCRRALRLLYLRHRHANTVYGRVLGEVLTIFAKAGIEALVLKGAALCHTVYPEIGLRPMRDIDLLLPPDKAQQAQDLLIARGYAASNAPQPIDHFHLPSLHTTIDGLTVCIEIHLRLFPDCPPYYRRHDFASLRPRAVLFNLAGWQALTLGHEDMLWHVFHHGFHAPLTYEPFKLIAAADIITLIETRWMEIDRQVMEAEYPEVLRALPLLGCLTPWQDQVAEKFVPGPAISPAAVGEPFKGWPRWHLREQRGKSLLAILRDTFLPPEWWARLYYGVDGRLAWYRCRWFTHPRHITWWVRLYSSFLDHGADRQNNGQGGTLRRIGRRLAALRRKFI; this comes from the coding sequence GTGACCGTAAAACTACTTCATATCTGCGCCAGGGCAACTACCTTTCCCGGCCTTGCAGCCCTGATCGACGGGGCCTGTGGGCAGGTACACGACTGGGACCGCCTGCTGACCGAGGCAGAGGCCCATGGGCTTGCGCCTCTGCTACACTGGCATCTGCAGACTCGCGCCAGCGAAATTCCCGAGCACTGCCGACGTGCCCTCCGTCTGCTCTACCTCCGTCATCGCCATGCAAATACGGTCTATGGCCGGGTTCTCGGGGAGGTTTTGACAATTTTCGCCAAGGCCGGCATCGAGGCCCTGGTCCTGAAGGGTGCCGCCCTGTGCCATACCGTTTATCCGGAGATCGGTCTGCGTCCGATGCGGGATATCGACCTTCTCCTGCCGCCGGACAAAGCACAACAGGCCCAGGATCTGCTCATCGCCAGGGGATACGCCGCCTCGAATGCACCCCAGCCGATCGATCACTTTCACCTCCCGTCCCTGCACACAACCATAGATGGCCTTACCGTCTGCATCGAAATCCACCTGCGCCTGTTTCCCGACTGCCCACCCTATTACCGGCGACATGACTTTGCCAGCCTGCGGCCCCGGGCTGTCCTTTTCAATTTGGCCGGCTGGCAGGCTCTCACCCTCGGGCACGAGGACATGCTTTGGCACGTTTTCCACCACGGGTTTCACGCCCCACTGACCTATGAGCCATTCAAGCTGATCGCTGCCGCCGATATCATCACTCTGATCGAAACCAGATGGATGGAAATTGACAGGCAAGTGATGGAAGCTGAATATCCGGAAGTCCTCAGGGCCCTGCCCCTGCTTGGGTGTCTGACGCCCTGGCAGGACCAGGTCGCGGAAAAATTCGTGCCGGGACCGGCGATATCACCTGCCGCCGTTGGCGAGCCGTTTAAAGGGTGGCCGCGGTGGCATCTCAGAGAGCAGCGGGGAAAAAGCCTGCTTGCCATCCTCCGCGACACCTTTTTGCCGCCCGAGTGGTGGGCCCGTCTGTATTACGGGGTTGATGGCCGTCTTGCCTGGTACCGTTGCCGCTGGTTTACCCATCCTCGCCATATCACGTGGTGGGTGCGTCTTTACAGCTCCTTTCTCGACCACGGGGCCGATCGACAGAACAACGGCCAAGGCGGCACCTTACGCCGGATTGGCCGGAGACTGGCGGCACTCCGGCGGAAATTCATTTAA
- a CDS encoding beta-ketoacyl-[acyl-carrier-protein] synthase family protein, with protein MDLKKVVVTGLGTVNATAGNVAEFYRALRTGRCGIGPVSVFDATDFRTQTGGEVKDFRPAAMLPRGFSLKRLSRSDAMAMVAAIEALNDAGLFPLPAGLLPKIGVVIGGGAGGMLECEAVYRDYLHGAGKMPAYSAFSSFGCASSADQIAIQLELMGPKTTFMTACSSGATAIGYARDLVQTGAAKAIICGGTEPLCRITYSAFNSLQAVDPQYCKPFDKNRQGLSLGEGAGIMILEEYTHAVQRGARIYGEVLGYGVSCDAHHMTSPDPEGGGAALAMARALEDAGVGPEAVDYINAHGTGTPANDKIETKAIKHLLGDRAYQVPVSSSKSMTGHTLGAAGAIEGVVSLLALYHAFIPPTIHSTVPDPDCDLDYVTEGARDAALRVVLSNSFAFGGNNTALVFGRFSGNGCGHE; from the coding sequence ATGGATTTAAAGAAGGTTGTGGTAACCGGTCTGGGTACCGTCAACGCGACGGCCGGCAATGTTGCTGAATTTTACAGGGCCCTGCGTACCGGCCGTTGCGGAATCGGCCCGGTAAGCGTTTTTGATGCAACCGATTTCCGGACGCAAACCGGCGGCGAGGTCAAAGATTTCCGGCCCGCAGCAATGCTTCCCCGGGGCTTCAGCTTAAAGCGTCTCTCACGCTCCGATGCCATGGCCATGGTCGCCGCCATTGAGGCCTTAAACGATGCTGGCCTTTTCCCGCTGCCTGCTGGCTTGCTCCCGAAAATTGGTGTGGTCATCGGTGGCGGGGCAGGGGGCATGCTGGAATGCGAGGCGGTGTATCGCGACTACCTGCATGGTGCCGGCAAGATGCCGGCGTATTCGGCCTTCTCTTCTTTTGGCTGCGCCTCTTCGGCTGATCAAATTGCCATTCAATTAGAACTCATGGGACCGAAAACCACCTTTATGACAGCCTGCTCCTCCGGCGCCACGGCTATCGGCTATGCCCGCGATCTGGTGCAAACCGGGGCGGCCAAGGCGATCATCTGCGGCGGCACCGAACCACTGTGCCGGATAACCTACTCGGCCTTTAACTCTCTGCAGGCGGTAGATCCCCAATACTGCAAGCCCTTCGATAAAAACCGTCAGGGGCTTTCCCTCGGCGAAGGGGCCGGGATTATGATCCTCGAAGAGTACACCCATGCCGTGCAGCGCGGCGCGCGTATCTACGGCGAGGTCCTCGGCTATGGCGTCAGCTGCGACGCCCACCACATGACCTCGCCCGACCCTGAGGGAGGTGGAGCCGCCCTGGCCATGGCGCGTGCCCTGGAAGATGCAGGTGTAGGCCCTGAGGCGGTCGATTACATCAATGCCCACGGCACCGGCACCCCGGCCAACGACAAGATAGAAACCAAGGCCATCAAACACCTCCTCGGCGATCGGGCCTATCAGGTTCCGGTAAGTTCCAGCAAATCGATGACCGGACACACCCTGGGCGCCGCCGGGGCCATCGAGGGCGTTGTCAGCCTGCTGGCTTTGTATCATGCCTTTATTCCACCGACGATCCATTCCACTGTTCCCGATCCCGATTGTGACCTCGATTACGTCACCGAAGGTGCCAGGGATGCGGCTCTTCGGGTTGTGCTCTCCAACTCCTTTGCCTTTGGCGGTAACAACACTGCCCTGGTTTTCGGCAGATTTTCTGGGAATGGGTGCGGCCATGAATAG
- a CDS encoding beta-ketoacyl-[acyl-carrier-protein] synthase family protein, with protein MNRRVVISGVGMVSPLGVGKTAFTGQLFSGACGIRPISSFDTSGFASKLAGEVTGFAAKDHIRPASIRRMDRLSQMIAASARMALDDACLSIGPENRDAVGVILGTCFGGTDVAAQFGKVLFNEGPRRVNPILVPNTVMNAPAGHVAIELGVRGINTTVNHHEVGAETALTYAAAQIMRGRAAAVLAGGGDILSEFCFNVVSHFKTLSPLNGGVEGLRPFDVQGNGTVIGEGAGIVCLESLEGALARGATPYCEIVGWGMSSAPTAGAGWPTDPSGPCLAMTRALEASALTPADIDYVCASANGNPRLDRLEADALQRIFPLAGKGPGITALKGALGESLSSGGIRAAAMALSLGHQCAAPVIGLHEPIAGLNFIRSAGSRRSMRYGLINGISSGGTFVAVIFKKIE; from the coding sequence ATGAATAGGCGAGTCGTTATTAGCGGCGTCGGCATGGTAAGCCCCCTCGGGGTCGGCAAGACCGCCTTCACCGGACAACTTTTCAGCGGTGCTTGCGGGATTCGTCCGATCAGCTCGTTTGATACCTCGGGCTTTGCCAGCAAATTGGCCGGTGAGGTTACCGGTTTTGCCGCCAAGGATCACATTCGTCCCGCCAGTATCCGCCGCATGGACAGGTTGTCACAGATGATTGCCGCCTCGGCGCGTATGGCCCTGGACGATGCTTGCCTATCCATCGGACCTGAAAATCGGGATGCGGTGGGCGTTATTCTCGGCACCTGTTTCGGCGGTACCGATGTTGCGGCGCAATTCGGCAAGGTGCTCTTCAATGAGGGGCCGCGACGGGTTAATCCCATTCTCGTCCCCAATACGGTGATGAACGCTCCGGCGGGCCATGTGGCCATCGAGCTGGGGGTGCGCGGCATCAACACCACCGTCAATCATCATGAAGTCGGGGCGGAGACGGCCCTGACCTATGCGGCGGCGCAGATCATGCGGGGCCGGGCGGCAGCGGTCCTGGCCGGTGGCGGAGATATCCTCTCCGAGTTTTGTTTCAATGTAGTATCGCACTTCAAGACCCTGTCACCGCTAAACGGTGGGGTCGAAGGACTGCGGCCTTTCGATGTGCAGGGTAACGGCACGGTCATCGGCGAAGGTGCCGGTATCGTCTGCCTGGAATCGTTGGAAGGTGCTCTCGCCCGAGGAGCCACCCCCTATTGTGAAATTGTCGGCTGGGGAATGAGTTCTGCGCCAACCGCCGGGGCGGGCTGGCCGACCGATCCCAGCGGACCCTGTCTGGCCATGACCCGGGCCCTGGAAGCCTCGGCCCTTACTCCGGCCGATATCGATTATGTCTGCGCCTCGGCCAACGGCAATCCGCGTCTCGACCGGTTGGAGGCCGATGCCCTGCAGCGGATATTTCCTCTGGCGGGCAAGGGGCCGGGGATCACCGCCTTAAAAGGCGCGCTCGGCGAAAGCCTTTCCTCCGGCGGCATACGTGCGGCAGCGATGGCGTTGTCACTCGGCCATCAATGTGCAGCCCCCGTCATCGGCCTGCATGAACCGATTGCCGGGCTGAACTTTATCCGCTCCGCCGGCAGCCGAAGATCGATGCGCTATGGCCTTATCAACGGCATCTCCTCTGGCGGCACCTTTGTCGCCGTCATTTTTAAGAAGATCGAGTAA
- a CDS encoding AMP-binding protein, whose translation MNIGEWSSKRAHLYPQRTFLKQEDFCCTNRQFNERVNHAAHALLGLQVGMGDRVAVLMVNGSAFLEIFFACAKIGAVLVPLNHQLAAPELQRIVLTCRPKILLYSASFGAVVDELKATDTPVSCYLMHSEGTLEAATAFDGPPAEDAGGEPHISWEVALTDPVVIMFTSGTTGTLKGAVLTHQNFLFGAIHGLLSYGLNPGTISLVIAPLFHIGALAASAAPVIYAGGILILRPFDNPSEVLHLIEREKINYIFAVPVMFKMLTKAPAWADADFSHVHFFMSGGAPMPVELMRQYHTEKAVHFAQGYGMTETQRITALELIDAERKVGSIGKEVFHTTVRIVGDDGRDVPAGAAGEMIVKGPTIFAGYWDNPQATAEALRNGWFHTGDLGRRDEEGFLYIVGRKTDVIICSGENIYAAEVEHAIEALPQVSEAAVVGAPDANRGEIAVAFVVLKEAGAVSAEGLIAALKGQLAPYKIPKRVIFTEVLPKTGSGKVHKQEIKAKLLSQAFTSKECGIHEQ comes from the coding sequence ATGAATATCGGTGAATGGAGTTCCAAGAGGGCACATCTGTATCCGCAGCGGACCTTTCTAAAACAGGAAGACTTTTGTTGCACCAACCGGCAGTTTAACGAACGGGTCAATCATGCCGCCCATGCCCTGCTTGGTCTGCAAGTGGGCATGGGCGATCGTGTTGCCGTGCTCATGGTAAACGGCAGCGCCTTTTTAGAGATCTTTTTTGCCTGTGCCAAGATCGGCGCGGTTCTGGTACCTCTCAATCATCAGCTGGCGGCGCCGGAATTGCAACGGATTGTCCTCACCTGCAGGCCAAAGATCCTGCTGTATTCTGCAAGCTTTGGCGCGGTGGTCGATGAGCTGAAGGCCACTGACACGCCGGTTTCCTGCTATCTCATGCACTCGGAAGGGACTCTTGAAGCGGCTACGGCTTTTGACGGGCCTCCTGCGGAGGACGCAGGCGGCGAGCCGCATATATCCTGGGAGGTGGCACTGACCGACCCGGTTGTCATCATGTTTACCTCTGGCACGACCGGCACCCTCAAAGGGGCGGTGCTGACCCACCAGAATTTTCTTTTCGGAGCCATCCATGGCCTCCTCAGCTACGGCCTCAACCCCGGCACCATCTCTCTGGTGATAGCGCCCCTCTTTCATATCGGCGCCTTGGCCGCATCCGCCGCGCCGGTCATCTACGCCGGGGGAATCCTGATACTCCGGCCGTTTGACAATCCTTCCGAGGTCCTGCATCTCATAGAAAGGGAGAAAATCAATTATATCTTCGCCGTGCCGGTGATGTTCAAGATGCTGACCAAGGCCCCGGCCTGGGCCGATGCCGACTTTTCCCATGTGCATTTTTTCATGTCCGGGGGGGCGCCCATGCCTGTTGAACTGATGCGTCAGTATCATACGGAAAAGGCAGTGCATTTCGCCCAAGGATACGGCATGACCGAAACCCAGCGGATCACTGCTCTTGAGCTTATCGACGCCGAACGCAAGGTTGGCTCCATCGGCAAGGAGGTCTTCCACACCACGGTTCGCATAGTCGGGGACGATGGCCGGGATGTACCTGCCGGTGCCGCCGGCGAAATGATTGTCAAGGGCCCGACGATCTTCGCCGGATACTGGGACAATCCCCAGGCAACTGCCGAGGCTCTGCGGAACGGCTGGTTCCACACTGGTGATCTGGGCAGGCGTGACGAAGAAGGCTTTTTGTATATTGTCGGCCGGAAAACCGATGTAATCATCTGTTCCGGCGAAAATATCTACGCCGCCGAAGTGGAACATGCCATTGAGGCCCTGCCCCAGGTATCTGAGGCGGCGGTGGTTGGGGCGCCTGATGCCAATCGCGGCGAAATTGCGGTGGCGTTCGTGGTGCTGAAGGAAGCAGGCGCAGTGAGTGCCGAGGGCTTGATCGCCGCCCTGAAGGGACAACTCGCGCCCTACAAAATTCCCAAGCGGGTGATTTTCACCGAGGTCTTGCCAAAAACCGGCAGCGGCAAAGTTCATAAGCAGGAGATTAAGGCAAAGCTTTTGTCTCAGGCTTTCACATCAAAGGAGTGCGGGATTCATGAACAGTGA